The following coding sequences are from one Arachis hypogaea cultivar Tifrunner chromosome 7, arahy.Tifrunner.gnm2.J5K5, whole genome shotgun sequence window:
- the LOC112701648 gene encoding very-long-chain aldehyde decarbonylase CER1-like, whose product MASKPGILTHWPWKPLGTFKWVILAPWIAHSTYSFLVKDPRERDLLYFLLFPLVMIRILHHQIWITLSRYLTAKGKNRIVDRSIDFEQVDRESTWDDLILLNGIMSYIVYMVSPEASHLPLWRMDGAVLVLVLHVGAVEFLYYWFHRALHHHFLYSRYHSHHHSSIVTEPITAVVHPFAENMAYSVLFAIPLYTAVITRTLSITTLFGYITYIDFMNNMGHCNFEFIPKSFFSIFPFFKYLIYSPTFHSLHHTQFRTNYSLFMPIYDYIYGTMDKSTDTRYEMSLLLKKEKERVDVVHLTHFTTLNSIYHLRLGFSSLASRPQSSSNWYLYFMCPITLSFAMLASFFGQTFVAERSVFKMLNMQTWVIPRFHSQYLNKYQRKTLNRLIEDAILEAEKNGVKVLSLGLLNQGDKLNKYGELYIKSNPNLKIKIVDGSSLVVAIVVNSIPKEATQILICGQFNKVSYAIANALCERGIKITTIYKDDYESLQSTISTNFKKNLVFPGSCAAKIWLVGDQLNEAEQKMAPKGTLFIPFSQFSPKKLRKDCFYHITPSMEIPSSLLNVHSCENWLPRRVLSAWRIAGIMHALEGWDVNECGDMMFSIHKIWEASLQYGFRPLKINHPCFNP is encoded by the exons ATGGCGTCCAAACCTGGCATACTCACTCACTGGCCATGGAAGCCTCTTGGAACTTTTAAG TGGGTAATTTTGGCACCATGGATTGCACACAGCACCTACTCTTTTCTCGTGAAAGATCCAAGGGAGAGGGaccttctttactttcttctgTTCCCGTTGGTGATGATCAGAATTCTACACCACCAAATTTGGATCACACTTTCTCGCTATCTTACTGCCAAAGGCAAAAACAGAATCGTTGACCGGAGCATTGACTTTGAACAAGTTGATCGAGAAAGCACTTG GGATGACCTAATCTTGCTAAATGGAATTATGAGTTACATAGTTTACATGGTATCTCCAGAAGCTTCACACTTACCGTTATGGAGAATGGATGGTGCAGTTTTGGTGTTGGTGCTTCATGTGGGAGCAGTAGAGTTTCTTTATTACTGGTTTCACAGAGCACTTCATCACCACTTCCTTTACTCTCGATATCATTCTCACCACCATTCTTCCATTGTTACAGAACCTATTACTG CTGTGGTCCATCCTTTTGCGGAAAATATGGCGTATAGTGTACTATTCGCAATTCCTCTATACACAGCAGTTATAACGAGGACATTATCCATAACAACTCTCTTTGGTTATATTACATATATCGACTTCATGAACAATATGGGTCACTGCAATTTTGAGTTCATTCCCAAGTCCTTCTTTTCCATCTTCCCCTTCTTCAAATATCTCATCTATTCACCAAC GTTCCACTCATTGCATCACACTCAGTTTCGAACAAACTACTCACTGTTCATGCCCATATATGATTACATTTATGGAACCATGGATAAAAGTACGGACACAAGATATGAAATGTCattattattgaaaaaagaaaaagaaagagttgATGTGGTACACCTAACACACTTTACAACCCTTAATTCCATATATCATCTGAGGTTGGGATTCTCTTCCTTAGCATCAAGACCCCAATCTTCATCAAACTGGTACCTCTATTTCATGTGTCCAATCACTCTTTCCTTTGCTATGTTGGCTTCCTTTTTTGGTCAAACATTTGTTGCCGAGAGGAGTGTTTTCAAAATGCTCAATATGCAAACTTGGGTTATACCAAGATTCCATTCACAA TATCTGAATAAATATCAAAGGAAAACATTAAACAGGCTGATAGAAGATGCAATACTTGAGGCAGAGAAAAACGGAGTTAAGGTCTTAAGTTTGGGCCTTTTAAACCAG GGAGATAAACTGAATAAATATGGTGAGCTTTACATAAAGAGCAATCCCAACCTTAAAATAAAGATTGTGGATGGAAGCAGCTTAGTGGTGGCCATTGTTGTTAACAGCATTCCCAAAGAAGCAacccaaattttaatttgtggtcAATTTAATAAGGTTTCCTATGCCATTGCCAATGCTTTATGTGAAAGGGGCATCAAG ATTACAACCATATACAAAGATGATTATGAAAGTCTTCAATCAACAATCTCCACCAACTTCAAAAAGAACTTGGTATTTCCTGGATCCTGTGCTGCAAAG ataTGGTTAGTGGGGGACCAACTTAACGAGGCTGAACAAAAGATGGCCCCAAAAGGAACCTTGTTCATAcctttctctcaattctctccaaAGAAACTTCGTAAAGATTGCTTCTACCACATCACACCATCCATGGAAATTCCCTCTTCTTTATTGAATGTCCACTCTTGTGAG AATTGGCTGCCAAGAAGAGTGCTAAGTGCATGGCGTATCGCGGGAATAATGCATGCGTTGGAAGGTTGGGACGTTAATGAATGTGGAGACATGATGTTTAGCATTCACAAAATATGGGAAGCAAGTCTTCAATATGGGTTTAGGCCATTGAAGATTAATCATCCTTGCTTCAATCCATAA
- the LOC112703559 gene encoding protein HEAT INTOLERANT 4 isoform X1 encodes MRNATKRKIEPQHGPQQNKKHSTKPPSRSQANPKPHEEYLDEKRNLEDLWREVFLVGTEWDQLDSVYQYKWNFSNLENAFEDGGFLHGKRVYLFGCTEPQQACFKDVEKVIFVPIIVAVVSPFPPSDKIGITSVQRENEEIIPMKQMKMDWIPYMPSKDRLKSQIFILSCTQRRAALKHLKLEQVKKYEYCLPYFYHPFKEDELEQSTEVQILFPTEPKPVFCTFDWQFDDLEEFTNAVIQDEELSADQKDAFKEFVKERVREAKKANKEAREARRKAIEEMSEETKAAFENIRFYKFYPVQSPDAPDVSKKCEVINRYYGKAHEYL; translated from the exons ATGAGGAATGCAACTAAGAGGAAGATTGAACCCCaacatggacctcaacaaaacAAGAAACATTCCACGAAACCACCTTCTCGATCTCAAGCTAACCCTAAGCCCCACGAGGAGTACTTGGATGAGAAGCGCAACTTG GAAGATTTGTGGAGAGAAGTTTTCCTTGTTGGAACAGAG TGGGACCAATTGGATTCTGTATATCAGTACAAGTGGAATTTCTCTAATTTGGAA AATGCATTTGAAGATGGCGGTTTTCTACATGGGAAAAGGGTTTACCTTTTTGGTTGCACTGAGC CTCAACAAGCCTGCTTTAAAGATGTAGAAAAAGTTATCTTCGTACCTATTATTGTCGCT GTAGTATCACCTTTCCCACCATCTGATAAAATTGGGATTACCTCTGTTCAAAGAGAGAATGAAGAGATTATTCCCATGAAACAAATGAAAATGGATTGGATCCCATATATGCCCTCAAAGGACCG ATTGAAGTCTCAAATATTTATCTTGAGTTGCACCCAAAGGAG GGCTGCTTTAAAACATCTAAAGTTGGAACAAGTAAAAAAGTATGAGTACTGCTTGCCAT ATTTCTACCATCCATTCAAGGAAGATGAACTTGAACAAAGTACCGAGGTTCAAATATTGTTTCCAACAGAGCCAAAGCCG GTCTTTTGTACATTTGATTGGCAGTTTGACGATCTTGAG GAGTTCACTAATGCTGTCATACAAGATGAGGAATTATCAGCAGATCAAAAAGATGCCTTCAAG GAATTTGTCAAGGAAAGAGTACGTGAAGCTAAGAAAGCTAATAAAGAG GCAAGGGAAGCTCGGAGAAAAGCCATTGAGGAAATGAGTGAGGAAACTAAAGCTGCatttgaaaatataagattttaCAAATTCTATCCTGTGCAAAGTCCAGATGCTCCTGATGTCTCAAAGAAG TGTGAAGTCATTAACAGGTATTATGGAAAGGCTCATGAGTATCTGTGA
- the LOC112703559 gene encoding protein HEAT INTOLERANT 4 isoform X2 produces MRNATKRKIEPQHGPQQNKKHSTKPPSRSQANPKPHEEYLDEKRNLEDLWREVFLVGTEWDQLDSVYQYKWNFSNLENAFEDGGFLHGKRVYLFGCTEPQQACFKDVEKVIFVPIIVAVVSPFPPSDKIGITSVQRENEEIIPMKQMKMDWIPYMPSKDRLKSQIFILSCTQRRAALKHLKLEQVKKYEYCLPYFYHPFKEDELEQSTEVQILFPTEPKPEFTNAVIQDEELSADQKDAFKEFVKERVREAKKANKEAREARRKAIEEMSEETKAAFENIRFYKFYPVQSPDAPDVSKKCEVINRYYGKAHEYL; encoded by the exons ATGAGGAATGCAACTAAGAGGAAGATTGAACCCCaacatggacctcaacaaaacAAGAAACATTCCACGAAACCACCTTCTCGATCTCAAGCTAACCCTAAGCCCCACGAGGAGTACTTGGATGAGAAGCGCAACTTG GAAGATTTGTGGAGAGAAGTTTTCCTTGTTGGAACAGAG TGGGACCAATTGGATTCTGTATATCAGTACAAGTGGAATTTCTCTAATTTGGAA AATGCATTTGAAGATGGCGGTTTTCTACATGGGAAAAGGGTTTACCTTTTTGGTTGCACTGAGC CTCAACAAGCCTGCTTTAAAGATGTAGAAAAAGTTATCTTCGTACCTATTATTGTCGCT GTAGTATCACCTTTCCCACCATCTGATAAAATTGGGATTACCTCTGTTCAAAGAGAGAATGAAGAGATTATTCCCATGAAACAAATGAAAATGGATTGGATCCCATATATGCCCTCAAAGGACCG ATTGAAGTCTCAAATATTTATCTTGAGTTGCACCCAAAGGAG GGCTGCTTTAAAACATCTAAAGTTGGAACAAGTAAAAAAGTATGAGTACTGCTTGCCAT ATTTCTACCATCCATTCAAGGAAGATGAACTTGAACAAAGTACCGAGGTTCAAATATTGTTTCCAACAGAGCCAAAGCCG GAGTTCACTAATGCTGTCATACAAGATGAGGAATTATCAGCAGATCAAAAAGATGCCTTCAAG GAATTTGTCAAGGAAAGAGTACGTGAAGCTAAGAAAGCTAATAAAGAG GCAAGGGAAGCTCGGAGAAAAGCCATTGAGGAAATGAGTGAGGAAACTAAAGCTGCatttgaaaatataagattttaCAAATTCTATCCTGTGCAAAGTCCAGATGCTCCTGATGTCTCAAAGAAG TGTGAAGTCATTAACAGGTATTATGGAAAGGCTCATGAGTATCTGTGA